One genomic segment of Desulforamulus reducens MI-1 includes these proteins:
- a CDS encoding acetyl-CoA hydrolase/transferase family protein, producing the protein MFESEYREKLVTPEEAVKVVKSGDWVDYMFFNGYPKALDRALARRKDELYGVHIRSGISLPPLPEVPQVDPTMEHFQWDSWHFGAFEAKLGDRGICSFSPLLYHEVPGYYRRREVEVDVAMVRVCPMDKYGYFNLGINTSHIEAVCENARIVIVEENESMPYVFGGNGNQLHISEVDFVVRGENEPMASIPAIEPTKSEIKIAEHILKEINDGCCIQLGIGGLPNYLGKKIAEAGFRDLSVHTEMMADAYLEMWEKGCITGRKKEIDRKKMVCTFALGSPRLYEFMDRNPMIATYSVDYTNNPAVIAQISNMISINSCLEVDFYGQVTSEMQGTRQLTGTGGQWDFVYGAYHSPGGKSFLCMPSTYLDKTGTLQSKIKPFLTPGAACTVSRQLTHYIVTEYGKALMKCQSVWKRTENLINIAHPDFREELIKEAEKLGFWKRTNRIEP; encoded by the coding sequence ATGTTCGAGAGTGAATATCGGGAAAAACTTGTTACCCCCGAAGAAGCGGTTAAGGTAGTTAAATCCGGTGACTGGGTAGATTACATGTTTTTTAATGGTTATCCAAAAGCCCTTGATCGAGCGTTGGCCCGTCGAAAAGATGAGCTATATGGTGTGCATATCAGAAGCGGAATCTCCCTCCCCCCACTACCAGAAGTACCTCAAGTTGATCCGACAATGGAACATTTTCAGTGGGATAGTTGGCATTTCGGGGCATTTGAGGCGAAATTGGGTGATCGGGGAATTTGTAGTTTCTCACCCCTACTGTATCACGAAGTGCCTGGTTACTATCGTCGTCGGGAAGTAGAGGTTGACGTTGCCATGGTGCGGGTTTGTCCTATGGATAAGTATGGCTATTTCAATCTCGGGATTAATACATCGCATATTGAAGCGGTGTGCGAAAATGCCCGCATAGTTATTGTTGAGGAGAACGAGAGTATGCCTTACGTCTTTGGTGGAAACGGCAACCAACTCCACATCTCCGAAGTCGACTTTGTGGTAAGGGGTGAAAACGAGCCAATGGCCAGTATACCGGCCATTGAGCCTACCAAATCTGAAATCAAAATTGCTGAGCATATTCTGAAAGAGATCAACGATGGGTGTTGTATTCAATTGGGTATTGGGGGTTTGCCCAATTACCTGGGTAAGAAGATAGCAGAAGCAGGTTTCCGGGATTTATCAGTTCATACTGAAATGATGGCAGACGCCTATTTGGAGATGTGGGAAAAGGGGTGTATTACAGGTCGTAAAAAGGAAATTGACCGCAAAAAAATGGTTTGTACCTTCGCCCTTGGTTCTCCCCGCCTTTATGAATTTATGGACCGCAATCCTATGATTGCTACTTATTCCGTGGACTACACCAATAATCCTGCGGTAATTGCTCAGATATCCAACATGATTTCTATTAATAGTTGTTTAGAAGTTGATTTTTACGGCCAGGTGACCTCAGAAATGCAGGGAACACGTCAGCTTACTGGAACAGGTGGCCAATGGGATTTTGTTTATGGGGCTTACCACTCCCCGGGTGGTAAAAGTTTCCTGTGTATGCCTTCCACTTATTTAGACAAGACCGGAACTTTACAGTCCAAGATCAAACCTTTTTTAACTCCAGGAGCGGCCTGTACCGTTTCTCGCCAGTTAACTCACTACATCGTCACCGAATACGGCAAAGCTTTGATGAAGTGCCAGTCTGTCTGGAAGCGAACAGAGAACCTAATCAATATCGCCCATCCAGATTTCCGGGAAGAACTAATTAAAGAAGCAGAAAAACTGGGTTTCTGGAAGAGAACTAACCGCATCGAACCATAG
- a CDS encoding PAS domain S-box protein: MEYYQKTPPRKIPIQTKDSLLKIISELEQRLQQITNNMLDLYTETDLAGIIRYVGPSHKTILGYDPKALKGTSVFSRIHPKDISKVTDAFQTALNSASEIIVEYQLQHATGHYLWVESVGRCLVEGDRRTGVVISTRNITKRKEFENALRESEFRFRQITENMRDIIIQIDKCGTLTYVGPSVKFLLGYQPERLLGKKVFELLHSEDYDKTTKLFANSLANYTEGEFECRCRHADGRYLWLECAGKILSNSHGQATGAIITARDITDRKMTKQALLASEERISRITENMLDIMVELNSEGITQYVSPSVKTVLGFDPKDLLGVPVFKNVHPEDLDRVLEAYEKSINHWSCMRVDFRYKNAQGYYRWLELIGNILQDEHGSVSTSILCLRDITERKWAELQTKYFSMHDPVTGLYNRTHFELEMRRLENSSEPVGLIVADLDGLKLINDTMGHEVGDNALRAVANILKISYREEDIVARIGGDELAVILTNVSMDTLKVAVSRLEKNIKDYNMENPGSHLSLSIGYALREPPTKPLNEVFKEADYYMYRAKLHHAKSTRSSLVQTLMKALEARDFITEGHGDRMKSLVVNIGKALGLPENKIYDLQLFAHFHDIGKVGISDKILFKPTKLTPDEHNEIKRHCEIGYRIAQASPELLPIADWILKHHEWWNGQGYPLGLKGEQIPLECRILAIADAYDAMTSDRPYRKAISHQEAIRELERNAGIQFDLFLLPMAVKVIEQSLAFSVD, translated from the coding sequence ATGGAATATTACCAAAAAACTCCCCCAAGAAAAATACCAATTCAGACTAAAGACTCCTTGCTCAAAATCATTTCTGAACTAGAGCAGAGATTGCAACAAATTACCAATAACATGTTAGATCTGTATACCGAAACAGACCTAGCGGGTATTATTCGATACGTCGGTCCCTCTCACAAAACCATTTTAGGCTATGACCCAAAAGCACTCAAAGGAACATCAGTTTTCTCTCGCATTCATCCCAAGGATATAAGTAAGGTAACCGATGCTTTTCAGACTGCGCTTAACTCAGCTTCTGAAATAATTGTAGAATATCAACTACAACATGCAACTGGTCATTATTTATGGGTTGAGTCCGTTGGTCGGTGCTTAGTGGAAGGAGATAGAAGAACAGGCGTTGTTATCAGCACCCGAAACATTACAAAACGAAAAGAGTTTGAAAATGCCCTGAGAGAAAGCGAATTTCGATTTCGGCAGATTACCGAAAACATGCGCGACATCATTATACAAATTGATAAATGTGGAACTCTTACCTATGTCGGCCCATCTGTAAAGTTTCTCTTGGGTTATCAACCTGAGAGGCTTTTAGGGAAAAAGGTGTTTGAATTATTGCACTCGGAGGATTACGATAAAACCACTAAACTATTTGCAAATAGTTTAGCAAACTATACGGAAGGCGAATTTGAATGTCGCTGTCGTCATGCAGACGGGCGCTATCTCTGGCTGGAATGTGCAGGAAAAATACTATCAAATAGTCATGGTCAGGCCACAGGAGCTATTATCACTGCCAGGGATATAACGGATCGGAAAATGACGAAGCAGGCCCTCCTAGCAAGCGAAGAGCGAATCAGCCGTATAACTGAGAATATGCTTGACATTATGGTTGAGCTAAATTCGGAAGGAATTACACAGTATGTCAGTCCCTCAGTTAAAACTGTTTTAGGATTTGATCCTAAAGACCTCCTAGGAGTACCGGTATTTAAGAACGTTCATCCAGAAGACCTTGATCGGGTTCTTGAAGCCTATGAAAAAAGCATCAATCACTGGTCTTGTATGAGGGTTGATTTTCGTTATAAAAATGCACAGGGCTATTACCGCTGGTTGGAATTAATCGGCAATATCCTGCAGGATGAGCATGGATCAGTGAGCACCAGTATCTTATGCCTACGTGATATCACCGAGCGCAAGTGGGCCGAACTACAAACAAAGTATTTCAGTATGCATGATCCCGTCACAGGACTCTATAACCGTACACACTTTGAGTTGGAGATGCGCCGACTGGAAAACAGTTCTGAGCCTGTGGGCTTGATTGTTGCAGACTTGGACGGTCTAAAACTGATCAATGATACCATGGGCCACGAGGTCGGAGACAATGCCCTAAGGGCCGTAGCCAATATATTAAAAATATCTTACCGCGAAGAAGATATTGTTGCTCGAATCGGTGGAGACGAGTTAGCGGTTATACTGACAAATGTGTCTATGGATACCCTAAAGGTTGCTGTGTCTCGTTTAGAAAAAAACATCAAGGATTACAACATGGAAAACCCAGGAAGTCATTTAAGTTTGTCCATCGGTTATGCTCTGCGGGAACCTCCCACTAAACCTTTGAATGAGGTCTTTAAAGAAGCCGATTACTATATGTACCGTGCAAAGTTACACCATGCAAAAAGTACACGCAGTTCCCTTGTACAAACTCTTATGAAAGCTCTGGAAGCCCGGGATTTTATCACAGAGGGTCACGGGGACCGCATGAAAAGTCTGGTTGTAAACATAGGTAAAGCCCTCGGGTTACCCGAAAACAAAATCTACGACCTGCAGCTTTTTGCACATTTTCATGACATTGGTAAAGTGGGTATTTCTGATAAGATTCTTTTTAAACCCACAAAACTTACACCGGACGAACATAATGAAATTAAACGTCACTGCGAGATTGGCTACCGCATTGCTCAAGCATCTCCGGAACTATTGCCCATAGCCGATTGGATTCTCAAGCACCATGAATGGTGGAACGGACAAGGTTATCCCCTGGGATTAAAGGGAGAACAAATCCCTTTAGAATGCCGCATACTGGCCATTGCAGACGCCTACGATGCCATGACCAGTGACCGTCCTTATCGAAAGGCCATCAGTCACCAAGAAGCAATTCGTGAGTTGGAACGCAATGCAGGAATACAGTTTGATTTATTTTTACTGCCAATGGCCGTCAAGGTTATTGAACAATCTCTGGCCTTCTCGGTAGATTAA